In Hypanus sabinus isolate sHypSab1 chromosome 30, sHypSab1.hap1, whole genome shotgun sequence, one DNA window encodes the following:
- the LOC132383373 gene encoding claudin-7-like has translation MASTALEFLGFLIGIVGWMCACAATGMPQWKITPFIGSTILNTEITWEGIWMSCVYQQTSGRLVCDSYDSVLDLSGDVQLARAFMCLAISSGLLAIMVATVGMKCTYCAGDDRKTKGYIVTAGGSFFIFSGLCVLVPVSWAAHNIITDFYNPLLPENLKWELGDALYVGWTASCFLGIGGAFLCCSFPTESEDGRAPRRNKAANQPSLRAQSVPSGYLMKEYV, from the coding sequence GAATTCCTTGGCTTCCTCATTGGTATAGTAGGGTGGATGTGTGCTTGTGCGGCAACAGGAATGCCACAGTGGAAGATCACGCCATTCATTGGAAGCACCATACTGAACACGGAGATCACATGGGAAGGAATCTGGATGAGCTGCGTCTACCAACAGACTTCGGGCAGGTTGGTATGTGACAGCTATGACTCAGTGCTTGACCTCTCTGGGGATGTGCAGTTGGCAAGAGCCTTCATGTGCCTGGCCATTTCCTCTGGACTTCTAGCTATCATGGTGGCAACAGTGGGAATGAAGTGCACCTACTGTGCAGGAGATGACCGTAAAACAAAGGGTTATATAGTCACAGCTGGCGGCTCCTTCTTCATCTTTTCCGGGCTGTGTGTCCTGGTTCCCGTCTCGTGGGCTGCGCACAACATCATCACCGATTTTTATAACCCACTGCTGCCGGAGAACTTGAAGTGGGAGCTGGGAGATGCACTTTACGTGGGCTGGACGGCCAGCTGTTTCCTCGGTATTGGAGGAGCCTTCCTCTGTTGCTCCTTCCCGACAGAGAGTGAGGACGGACGAGCACCTCGGAGAAATAAAGCAGCAAACCAACCTTCGCTACGGGCTCAGAGTGTCCCGTCTGGCTATCTAATGAAGGAATACGTCTGA